From Actinoplanes oblitus, a single genomic window includes:
- a CDS encoding response regulator, translating into MRVVIADDAVLLREGLVRLVEENGHTVVAAVGDGPSLVAAIREHRPDVSIVDVRMPPSHTDEGLRAAVAARAEVPGTPILVLSQYVEVSYADDLLADRRGGVGYLLKDRVALVADFLDGLRRVAGGGTVLDPEVVGQLLVRRRRDDPLRTLTPREREVLGLMAEGMSNAAIARKMVVTDGAVEKHVRNIFTKLDLHQDEEQHRRVLAVLAYLQT; encoded by the coding sequence ATGCGGGTGGTGATTGCCGATGACGCCGTGCTGTTGCGCGAGGGACTGGTCCGGCTCGTCGAGGAGAACGGGCACACCGTGGTCGCGGCCGTCGGTGACGGGCCGTCCCTCGTCGCGGCGATCCGGGAGCACCGTCCGGACGTCTCCATAGTGGATGTCCGGATGCCTCCGTCGCACACCGACGAGGGGTTGCGGGCCGCCGTGGCGGCCCGCGCCGAGGTGCCCGGCACCCCGATCCTGGTCCTCTCGCAGTACGTCGAGGTGTCCTACGCCGACGACCTGCTGGCCGACCGCCGTGGCGGGGTCGGTTACCTGCTCAAGGACCGGGTCGCGCTGGTCGCCGACTTCCTCGACGGGCTGCGCCGGGTGGCCGGGGGCGGCACCGTGCTCGACCCCGAGGTGGTCGGCCAGCTGCTGGTCCGGCGCCGCCGCGACGATCCGCTGCGCACCCTCACCCCGCGCGAGCGCGAGGTGCTCGGGCTGATGGCCGAGGGCATGTCGAATGCCGCTATCGCCCGCAAGATGGTGGTCACCGACGGCGCGGTGGAGAAGCACGTCCGCAACATCTTCACCAAGCTCGACCTGCACCAGGACGAGGAGCAGCACCGGCGGGTGCTGGCCGTGCTGGCCTACCTGCAGACGTAG